The Sphingomonas crocodyli genome contains the following window.
AGCTGCGGGGAAGTCTCTCAAGACAATAATCGAAGGGGCGCTTGGCGGAGCGGCGGGCACAGCATTAGCATCGCCATCGGTCTGGTCGCCTCTGCTGTCGATGTTCTGAGGAAAGTGCGCGCTGTTTATCATGTGCAATCTCTACACCGTCCGCCCCAGCCGAGATGAGGTCGCTGCGCACTTCGGGGTCCGCGCAGCCTCCACATCTAACGCCCCAGAGGAAGTCTATCCGGGCACCCCAGGACTAGTCGTCAGGGAAACCGAAGGTGTCCGCCAGCTCCAGTCGATGACTTGGGGGTGGCCCCTGCGGCTCAAGTCGATGGCCCCGACCTCCAAGCCGAAGCCGGTGAACAACATCGCGGACCTAAGGAAGCCCATGTGGATCGGAGCAGCCCGCAAGCCCTCTGCGAGATGCCTGATACCCCTGTCGGGCTTTGCGGAGGCTGAGGGGGCGAAGGGAGCCAAGACGCGCACATGGTTCAGCGTGAAGGGCCAGCCGATCTTCGCTTGGGCAGGCCTGTGGCGTGACAGCGCGGAGTGGGGGCCGGTCTATTCTGGCGTGATGACAGACTGCAATGAGGCCATCCGCCCGGTGCATGATCGCATGCCGGTGCTGCTGATGCCTGATGAGTACGATAGGTGGCTTAATGGGGTCTTCGAGGACGTTGTGGCCATTCAGGATAAAGGGTTCCCCAGCGATCTGATCGAGATGCGGCGGACTGAGGAGCCGTGGATTAAGCGTACCCGAGCGCCTGAGCCCACGCTGCTACTATGATCGGCGATAAGGAAATATGGGCCTGCGCTTTGTTGGTCCTCAGGACCAAAGGGGAAGACGCTTGGTTTTACGCGAGCAGGCGGGCTGACGAGTTGTTCGCGGCCGGCGACGATGCGGGCGGGCGGACGTGGGTGATGATTCTGGATTGCTTGGGGAAGCTTGAGGGCCGGGTGGGTTCCACGGTGCAGTGAGAAGCTGCCAAAAGGCAACCTTCAGCCGTTCGGCGGGTTATTCGTTATCAGGCGAATTATAGCGGACCGCAGACATGGATGGCGACAACTCCGCTCTAATCGTGGAAGATAGCCCGATTTTAGGGCCGATGATGGCCGATATGCTGGAAGAGCTAGGGCATTCCTCAACGATAATTGGAGATGAGCCTTCGGCCATCGCCTGCCTCGAAGCGGAGCAATTTTCCCTACTCGTTAGCGATTTGACGCTGGCAAACGGCGGCTCCGGGCTGAACGTCGCGAGAGAGGCATTGAGGCGGCAGCCCAGCTTAAAGGTAGTAGTAGTCTCAGGCCGCGAGCGGCCCGACGATCTTCCTGCTGGGATATCGTATTTGGCTAAGCCGTTTTCTCTGAGCCAATTTAACGCCGCCATCGCAGGATCGGCGTAGGCCCAGATTGCCTCGGGATGGCCATTTGATATCCTGCGGGGCGCTGCGGGTGTGATTGAGCCCCCTCGTCACGGCGGGGGAGAGGGTAGCGGCCAAACGCCCCTCCCGCCCGCAGCGACCTTATGACCACCAACGTTATCCCCATGTTCACCTTCAACGGCACACAGCTGCGCGGCGTGAAGATCAACGGCGAAGCATGGTTCGTTGCATCAGACGTGTGCAAATGCCTCGGCTTGTCGAACACCACGATGGCGCTGCGGGTGCTCGATGCGGATGAAAAGTCCACCCTCAAAAGATTTGAATGTGGGATGGGGGCTGGTGCGCCCGTCAACGCGGTGTCGCGGCCCGGCATGCTTCGGCTGGTGGAGCGTAGCAGCAAGCCTGAGGCGAAGGAGTTCAACCGCTGGGTGCGCCATGAGGTGCTGCCGCAAGTGATGGACAACGGTGGGTATGTCGCACCGAACGCCCAAAGATTTATCTGGGGTGTTGCCTCTGGCTGCGGTGCGGGCTCGAATGTTCGTCCGCGCCCGTGCTGACAATGACGCTCTTGTCGTGCGCCGAGAATGATTCTCGGGCGGCGGGGTACGAGCTTGGGGTACATCGTGGGGTACACGAAGCTCGCGCAGAATTAGCTAAAGTGTTGATTTCACTACGTTTATGCGGCCCATTAGGGCGCTGGCGGACACGCCGGGATTCGAACCCGGGGTACCCTATTCAGGGTACGACGGTTTAGCAAACCGTTGGTTTCAGCCACTCACCCACGTGTCCGCGAACGGCAGAGCGGGCGCTATAACCGGGAGTAGGGGCGGGATCAACAGCGCTTTGACTCGTCTCGAAACCTTCCCGTCGTTCGTTCATTGCAGCGACAGGCGGAAGGCGGATAAGGTCGCCTCCGATGATCAGTTGGAGGATGAGGATGGGGGCGATGTCGCGGTTCGGGATTGTGGGGATCGCCCTGCTGTCGGCGCTGGCCCTGCCGCTCGCGCCCGTCGCGGCGCAGGCCGTGAAGACGGTCGATCCCAATGCCGCCGCGCAGGCCGATCTGGCTCCGGCCGATCCGGTGGCCGAGGATGGCGCCCCGGCCGCACCGCCGGCGACTCCGTCGACCGCCGATGCCGCCGCGACTGCGGAGGCCACGCCCGCCCCGGCCAGCACGCTGCGCGCCGATGCGGCGCAGGCGTCGCAGGGCGGCACCTATAATCAGGACGATGTCGTCGCCGCCGCCGAAGGCGTGTTCGGCAAGGGGGCCGAGGGCCTCGCCAAGATGATCGAAAAGGTTCTGAAGGATCAGGGCCAGCCCAACGGTTACATTGCGGGCCGCGAAGTCGGCGGCGCGGTGGTCGTGGGCCTGCGTTACGGCTCGGGCACCCTGTTCCACAAGGTCGAGGGGCAGATGCCGGTTTACTGGACCGGGCCGTCGCTGGGCTTCGATTTCGGCGCGAACGGCGCCAAGAGCTTCGTGCTGGTCTATAATCTCTACGACAGCGGCGATCTGTTCCACCGCTATCCGGCGGCGGAGGGCACGGCCTATGTGATCGGCGGCTTCACGGCCAGCTATCTGCGCCGTGGCGACGTGGTGCTGATCCCGATCCGCCTGGGCGTCGGCTGGCGACTGGGCGTGAACGTCGGCTACATGAACATCACGCGGGAATCGAAGTGGCTGCCGTTCTGATCCCAACTCACCCCTCCCTTTAAGGGAGGGGAGGTATTAAGCAGCCGCTCCGATCACCGAAATCTGCCGTCCATAGCCGCTCTCGCCTTTGTGCGTGGCGCGGCGGAAGCTGAAGAAGCGGCTTTCCTGCGCGTAGGTGTCTTCGCCCAGCGCCATGACGCGGCCGAGGCCGGCTGTGGCAAGGCGGTGGACGACATAAGCCTCGATATCGAACTGCGCGTGGCCCGCGCGGCGGCCTTCGGCGAAGAAGCGTTCGTTGGCGGGGTCGTCCTCGCCGAAGCGGCGGACGAAGGCGTCGTCGACCTCATAGCTGGCCCGTGCGATGCAGGGGCCGATCGCGGCGACGATCGCGTCGCGCTTCGCGCCCAGCTTTTCCATCGCCTCGATCGTGCGATCGGTCACGCCGGTCAGCGCGCCCTTCCACCCCGCATGCGCCGCGCCGACGATGTTGCGTTCGGCATCGGCGAAGAGGACGGGGACGCAATCGGCGGTCAATATGCCGATCAGATAGGCCG
Protein-coding sequences here:
- a CDS encoding SOS response-associated peptidase, whose translation is MCNLYTVRPSRDEVAAHFGVRAASTSNAPEEVYPGTPGLVVRETEGVRQLQSMTWGWPLRLKSMAPTSKPKPVNNIADLRKPMWIGAARKPSARCLIPLSGFAEAEGAKGAKTRTWFSVKGQPIFAWAGLWRDSAEWGPVYSGVMTDCNEAIRPVHDRMPVLLMPDEYDRWLNGVFEDVVAIQDKGFPSDLIEMRRTEEPWIKRTRAPEPTLLL
- a CDS encoding DUF6961 family protein; translation: MIGDKEIWACALLVLRTKGEDAWFYASRRADELFAAGDDAGGRTWVMILDCLGKLEGRVGSTVQ
- a CDS encoding response regulator; the protein is MDGDNSALIVEDSPILGPMMADMLEELGHSSTIIGDEPSAIACLEAEQFSLLVSDLTLANGGSGLNVAREALRRQPSLKVVVVSGRERPDDLPAGISYLAKPFSLSQFNAAIAGSA
- a CDS encoding Bro-N domain-containing protein, yielding MTTNVIPMFTFNGTQLRGVKINGEAWFVASDVCKCLGLSNTTMALRVLDADEKSTLKRFECGMGAGAPVNAVSRPGMLRLVERSSKPEAKEFNRWVRHEVLPQVMDNGGYVAPNAQRFIWGVASGCGAGSNVRPRPC
- a CDS encoding DUF1134 domain-containing protein; translated protein: MISWRMRMGAMSRFGIVGIALLSALALPLAPVAAQAVKTVDPNAAAQADLAPADPVAEDGAPAAPPATPSTADAAATAEATPAPASTLRADAAQASQGGTYNQDDVVAAAEGVFGKGAEGLAKMIEKVLKDQGQPNGYIAGREVGGAVVVGLRYGSGTLFHKVEGQMPVYWTGPSLGFDFGANGAKSFVLVYNLYDSGDLFHRYPAAEGTAYVIGGFTASYLRRGDVVLIPIRLGVGWRLGVNVGYMNITRESKWLPF
- the pgeF gene encoding peptidoglycan editing factor PgeF — its product is MHPHPIQTPLLAHTPHGFFGREGGVSTGIHAGLNIGLGSDDDRDAILENRRRVVEAVTPGRSLVTVHQVHSPDCVVADIWADDARPHADAIVTDNPAYLIGILTADCVPVLFADAERNIVGAAHAGWKGALTGVTDRTIEAMEKLGAKRDAIVAAIGPCIARASYEVDDAFVRRFGEDDPANERFFAEGRRAGHAQFDIEAYVVHRLATAGLGRVMALGEDTYAQESRFFSFRRATHKGESGYGRQISVIGAAA